The region GGAAAATGCTGATTGTATTTTCGCTCAGCGCCTTGTGTGCTCGCTATAGCTTTCCTACTAATATTGCCGAGTACTTTGAGTTTATTACCTACCTTCGCTATCCAATTATCGCGGTATTGCTGATCATTGAAGTGTATTTGATGGTGACCATAGTAAAAGGCTTATGGCAAGCAAGAAAACTCAGTGGCGATCCACGCGTTCATGCGTTTAATCAGCATAAGGATGACGATAAAAAGCTCGCGCTTGGGGTTATGTTGGCGGGTGAGCCAGCCAGTTGGTACTACGCCATTCCCAAGTTTTCGCGAAATCACGCAAAAGCGCTAGCTCAGTTGCAAGTAAACTCTGCTCAAAGCTGGCATTTGTTGTTATTACTTTCAGCATGTATTGCCATTGGCAGCGGCAGTTATTCACTATTGGTGGATTGGAGTGAGTTAGTCGCCATTATTGTGGCCAGCTTGTGTTTTTATAGTGTGATTTTGTGTACAGCGAATTATCGCGTGGCTCGCCATCATTCCATTTACTTGCTGGATCAACAGCTAGTGATCAACCTTGGTATGTGGAGTTTTATGGTGGTCGATACCAAGGCGCTGGCTGCGATCAATCTAGGTGTTTTTCACCAAGCGGATGATAAAGATCAGTTGTTACTTGGCAAGAATCATTATCCGCAAAAAGACAAGGGAACAACGGCCAATATCGAGCTGGTGTTTAGCCAACCGCAAACCTATATGGCGATGATGGGGCAAATGCCTGAGTCCGTTAACAAGCTCTGGCTTGCTGTTGATAATCCAGAACAGCTAAAACTGAAATTGTCTCAAGTGCAGGCAGCGCCAGTATACTTAGCAAATGCGAGCTAACCCAAATATTACTAAGTAATTTTACATCACCTAGCTTTAAAACCAGTCACAATAAACGCGCGGTAAGCAGCTGCGCGAGTATTGGCGCTAGCAGGGTTAAATTAAAACGTTAGCTTAAAAACTTAGTTTAAAACAGTGTACTAAGTTGCGCTTGATTACGCCCTAAACGCTTGGCTTGGTATAGTGCTTTGTCAGCGCGCTCAAACAATGGTGGCCAAGTTTTATCGGTATTGTTCAAGGTCGTGGTGCCAACACTAACCGTGATGTTCAATAGTTGCTGATCATTAATCACAAATTGATGTTTAGCGCACTCTTCAACAATGCGTTCGGCGATGGTTAATGCCGCATCTGAGTTGGTGAATGGTGTAATAATGGCAAACTCTTCGCCGCCAATGCGGGCAAAGGTGTCTTCCTCGCGAACAAGCCCTCTAATCAGCTCTGTCAGTTGCGTTAATACCTTGTCGCCAACATCATGACCATAAGTGTCATTGACTGTTTTAAAATGATCGATATCGAAGAGGATTAACGATAGGCATTGCTGATGACGAACCGCCTTATTGTGCTCTTCTAGCATCATATTGTTAAAATGACGCTTATTGAAAATTTTCGTCAGGGGATCTGACAACGCTAATGCGTGCAGCTTTCTGTTCTCTTCCAGCTGGTGTTGCAGCGATTGAATAAGGGCTTCTTTTTCTGAAACATCACGTATAGTCGCAAGGGCAATTTTACCTGTTCTTGTCGGGATCAGGTTAAGCGTTACTTCAATGGTTAACGGCAGGCCAGCGTAGTCAATAATGGCCAGTGATTTTTTAAATACCCTGTCCTTTGCATAGCAAGGGTCGAAATATTTTTTGAATGCCTGCTGGTATTTTTCTAGTTTAGCAAGTGGCACTAAACTGAAAACGCTAAGCTGTTCCAGCTGAGTGCGTGGGCAGTTAAATAGCTCTTCTGCCTGCTGATTGGCTTTAAGAATATTGCCACGGA is a window of Thalassotalea euphylliae DNA encoding:
- a CDS encoding GGDEF domain-containing protein — protein: MSVSENYLKKELYSLVREDENIFEFLQSGATDGMWYWDLEQPENEWMNPQFWTELGYDPAEKSHRADEWQGIINQDDLQLALENFQKHCDNPDHPYDQEVRYRHKDGSTVWIRCRGIVIRNSDNQPYRMLGAHSNITALKESEAQHRKSLKQLDHAYASIKLALEESERLFEMAPDANLKLDIRGNILKANQQAEELFNCPRTQLEQLSVFSLVPLAKLEKYQQAFKKYFDPCYAKDRVFKKSLAIIDYAGLPLTIEVTLNLIPTRTGKIALATIRDVSEKEALIQSLQHQLEENRKLHALALSDPLTKIFNKRHFNNMMLEEHNKAVRHQQCLSLILFDIDHFKTVNDTYGHDVGDKVLTQLTELIRGLVREEDTFARIGGEEFAIITPFTNSDAALTIAERIVEECAKHQFVINDQQLLNITVSVGTTTLNNTDKTWPPLFERADKALYQAKRLGRNQAQLSTLF